TTCTTAAAGGGCTGCAAGGGGGCAGCTTGAGAACCTGTAGCACAGGAGTGAAGGCGTAGGAGGTCAAAAAAATCCTATTATTTTTTTGAATTAGAGGACGACAGAGGAGTACTCTAATTCAACCAAAAATAAAGGATTTTTTTGGCCGAGTAGGCTTCACGGGTGCGGGTTCTCAAGCTGCCCTCTTGCAGCCCTTTAAGAAGACTTTTTAGGTGCGGTGATTTGCAGATGAATTGAAGAACGAAAAGGAAGATTGCCACGCTCGCAAACGGTGCTCGCTCGCAATGACATAGAGCCCTACTGGGTTCACAATGACATTTATAAAAAGTTTTTAGCGTTCTTGCCTGCGACTTGGCCAGTGACAATGGCCACCCCCGCCCCACACCGCTCAAACGCAAAATCCGCCCCGCCAATCACTGCCCCGGCTGAAAATAAATTCTCAAAGGCCACATCCCCATCTTCGGATAAAGGTTGAGTTTGAGCGTTGATTCTAACCCCTACCGAATTAAAAGGCTGCCTTTCTTGCACGTGAGCATGGGCAAGGCGCATGGAAGATAAGGCCTGCACCGGTTGGTCTTTATAAAAGAGAGGTAAATGAAAAATGGGTTCTAAAAATTTTTGCTGATGCTGAATACCATTGCCAATAAATTTACCCGTTGCAAGAATGACGGCCTTAACAGGAATTTTAATCACGCTGTCATCTAGCTGAACATCCAAATATTTAATTCTACGGCTTAAGTGTTCAAAACCTACCACTTTGCCTTCAATAATGTCGATATTATGGCTATTCATATATCGATTAATAGCATTCTCGAGCCTTAAGCCCGGAATACTCACCGGCAAAGCTAATGATTCGGCACATTGCAAACCCGTTATTTGATTAAGCGCTTCTACAATAAGCCTGGAATTTTGAACCCCAAGAATCGGTGGCAACAAGAGATGAGAGTAAACCTTGCCTTCTAAATAAGAAACAATGGCTTTCCCAAATTTTACAAAATTTTCTTCTTTATCTAAATAGTGGGCTAATTCAGCCGGGCTCAAATTGGTTCGCCCTTCAAAACCCGGCATTTCCATTTCTAAATAACCGGTGAAAGAAATCGGTGGGTCGGCTTGTTTTTCCAAAAAAATTTCTAAGGCATCTCGAATAAACCTAGCTTGAAATGGGGCATAACCACGAACCCCTGCAACTAACAATTTGGCTTCTTTAAGCTCACTGATAGAAATGCCCCCTTGGCTTGCCTGCACCCAGGCGGTGGATTTTAAAGTACCCATGGGGGTAAGAAAAATTTTATTTTGATTTTCTACTCCCATCATGCGCAAAGGAAGTTGGTCGCTAGCATTGGCCACGGCCTGATGAACATATTGATAAAATGAGTTGCTTTCGTGCCCCGCAGCTAAAATAGCATAAGGGTGAAATTCATTTTTCTTGATGAGATTAAAGATGTTGTGACTAATGGGTTTTAAGTCTTGCCACGCATCATAAGATGAACGATTGAGATCATCGGCAATATCCCAGGCCCCACTCGAAATCCCGGAGGCCCCAGGGGATACCTTAACAAGTTTAACCTTGGCACCCAGTTCAGCCAATTCAATCGCGGCTGCAAAGGCTGCTATTCCTCCACCTATAATCACAATGTAAGGGCCGTTATGATTTTCCATAGTTAGATTTGGTCAATACATCCCATCCCATAGTACATAAAGCTTGCCAGCTCGCTTTGAGCCAGTTGTTCACCTTGTAAAACAGGCACGGTTTCTTTCCATTTATTTTGTAAAAATAAATTAACTTCTTTAAAAACTCGCAAAGGCTCCCAGCCTAGTTCTTCACCCAAGATGACTGCCGCTAAAAAAACACAATCATTGCCCCCACAAACCCCAATGGAAAAACGAGTGCGCCGCCTCAAATCCTCTAAGCTACGACAAAATTCAGAACGTACCGCATAACGTATTTCGGCTGCCATGACCGGTTCGCACTGACAGATTCGGTTGGCATTCGAAGGCTGCACTCCCAGAAGCGACAAAACTTTTTTTGCCAAGGTGCCATGTCTAAAGGTTAGCCGTTCAACCGTTAAAGCATCGAGGTCGTGAAGTTTAGCTAAAGCCTCGATATTAAGTGCAGCATCACCCCCTGGCAGAGGCTCCTCATGGGTGTGACAAACGGCCTGCAGGCTAAGCTTTTGACAAATCAAGTCGGTGGCCTCTTCGGCCAAAATTCGATAACTGGCCAGTTTACCGCCAATGACACTCACCAAGCCTGCCACTGCATCTTGGGTTTCATGATCGATGATCCAATGTTCTCGCGACAGATCATCCTCGTATAGCCCACGGCGGTAAAGGGTTGGCCTCACCCCCGCCCAGGCTCGCAACATGCGGGCTTGCCGAATCCGAGGAAAAACTCTTTCTACCCCTTCTAAAAGATATTCCACTTCGTCTTCTAAAATAGGAATATCCCCAGGGTCGCCAAAATAATCATCATCGGTGGTGCCTAAAATCGTGGTGTTTTGATGAGGCATGATAAAGATGGTCCTCCCATCAATGGCTTGAGTCATAATAGCGGTATTGAGAAACCTCCCCTCAAAGGTGATATGCACCCCCTTCGTAGGTCGCACCTTGATCTCTACACCCGCCAACCTAGCAAGCTTCGAGGCCCAGGGGCCGGTAGCATTAAAAATAATTTTACTGCGATATTCTTCACAGGTTCCTTTAAGTAAATCTTTTACTTTTACCCCAACTACGGCACCGCTTTCTAAAATAAGCCCTAGCACCTGCGTATGATTTTTTAAGGTAGCCCCATGTTCATGGGCCGAAAGCGCATTGAGCAATGACAAACGCGGGCTATCAATGCCAAATTCATCAAAGGTTACTGCACCCGTTATATCAGGGGATAAATCGGGCTCTAATTTTAAGGCTTCTTCCCTGCTCAATCGCAAATGAGGTTTGGCATTTTTCCAACGGCCAAAACGATCATAGGCTCTAAAATAGGCATCGAGTAATGCTAGTCTCCATTTCGATCGCTTATGGTCTGGTTTAAGAATTGGAAAGATGAAGGGAATTCTGAAAATTAAATGCGGCGCGATTTTTTGAATGTATCCACTATCGATCGAAGAAAGTTGAGTGGTTTTAAGATCGCTCGTTAAATAACGAGCCCCACCATGAATCATCTGACTATTATTGCCGCTGGCAGCACAGGCAAAATCATCGCGTTCGATCAACAAGGTTTTAACCCCACGCATGGCGGCATCTCGGGCTATACCACAACCATTCACCCCGCCACCGATGACGATCAAATCAAATTCCACTGGGACACCTCTAAGAATTTGGATTTTTGGGGACCTCTAAAAAGGGCCCAGATGCAAGGCGCCCGCAAAGACGCGACCGGAGCGTATATGAAAATACGTGAGGATCGCGACTTTGTGGGCAATCCTTCGCTTGCGCTCTGGACAGGCTCTGCAGATGGGCCATTTTTAGAGGTCCCCATGGGGTGATTAAACCTTTTGATTAATTTTAAGATGTAACTCTACTAACTGTTCAGGATCGACGGCACTTGGGGCATCAGAAAGTAAACAGGCAGCTTTTTGTGTTTTAGGAAAGGCAATCACATCACGAATCGATTCTGCCCCGCTCATCAGCATGATAAGCCGATCTAACCCAAAGGCAATCCCGCCATGCGGTGGGGCCCCGTATTGAAACGCCTCTAATAAAAATCCAAATTTACTTTGAGCTTCTTCTTTACTGATCCCCAAAATCTCAAACACCTTAGCCTGCACTTCAGATTGATGAATACGAATCGAGCCCCCACCAATTTCATTGCCATTAAGCACTAAATCATAAGCATTAGCTTTGGCTTTTAAAGGCGCTTCGGCAAAGGTTTCCAAAAATTCTTTTTTGGGAGCGGTAAAGGGATGATGCAGGGCAACATGCCGCTTGATCTTTTCATCATATTCAAACATGGGAAAATCAACCACCCACACAAAACTCAAAACCTTAGGATCGATCAACCCAAGTTTTTCAGCCAATTTTTTACGTAATTGCCCTAGACTATCGTTAACGACCTTAGGACGATCTGCTACAAAAAAAACCAAATCGCCGACTTCAAGTTTTAGCTTTTCTTGTAATTGCTTTTTTTCCGTTTCACTAAAAAATTTCACAATAGGAGACTGCCATTCTTGAGGTAGTACTTTAATGTAAGCCAGGCCCTTAGCCCCATAAATCGCAACCAATTTCGTTAGCTCATCAATTTCGCTGCGGGACAGGTCGGCTTTGCCTTTTAAATTTAAGGCCTTAATGATGCCTTGTTTGGCAATCACATCCGCAAAAACTTTGAATTGAGTTTGGTTAAAAATCGAAGTGATATTTTGAAGTGTCAGGTCATAACGAACATCGGGGGCATCTAAACCATACTTATCAATGGCTTCATCATAGCTGATACGAGGAAAGGGAATTTGAAGTTGAACCCCTAAAGCCTCTTGCCACATCGTCGCCACCAAACCCTCCATCATGGCAAGAATATCTTCTTGGTTGACAAAACTCATTTCAATGTCGATTTGAGTAAACTCAGGTTGACGGTCGGCCCGCAAGTCTTCGTCGCGAAAACAGCGGGCTATTTGAAAATAACGATCCATCCCCGAAACCATCAACAATTGCTTGAACAATTGCGGCGATTGGGGAAGGGCAAAAAATTTGCCTGGATGCACCCGTGAAGGCACTAAATAATCCCTGGCCCCTTCTGGGGTACTTTTGGTTAAGAAGGGAGTTTCAATTTCTAAAAAGTTATGCCGGGCTAAATAATTGCGAGCGGCCATAGCGACTTTATGGCGCAATACTAAGTTGTGATTCATCACGGGCCGTCTTAAATCTAAATAGCGATATTTTAAACGCAGGTCTTCAGCGACATTCAATTCATTTAACACTTCGAAAGGCGGATTTTTGGCAGGATTAAACACCTCAAACTCTTCAATCAACACTTCAATTTCGCCAGTAGCTAATTTGGGATTAGCCATACCTTCAGGCCGTTTAGCCACCCGCCCTTTAACCCCCATCACATATTCACTACGCAAATGCTTAGCTAACTCATGCACTTTAGAATCAACCTCGGGATTAAACACAATTTGAGTCATTCCATACCGATCACGAAAATCCACAAACATCACCTGGCCATGATCACGCCGGGTGTCTACCCAACCAAAAAGTACTACCGTTTTACCTTCGTCTTGGCTCGTTAGCTCTCCACAAGAATGCGTACGCTTGTATTCATGAATAAATCGGCCCATAGTGCTCCTTATCTCTATATCTCTGTCATTGCGAGGCCCTGCAGGGGCCGTGGCAATCTCAGTCAGCTAGCCTAAGCAAAAAGTCAAAACCATTACTAGTGAATATTTTAGCCAGTTAAGGAATCTTTCCTTTATCGCCTACAAATCGAGCCACGTCTTTTCGAGGTAGGGAGAGGCCAATGGAGAGCCCGCGCCCGG
The Deltaproteobacteria bacterium DNA segment above includes these coding regions:
- the glpB gene encoding anaerobic glycerol-3-phosphate dehydrogenase subunit B — protein: MENHNGPYIVIIGGGIAAFAAAIELAELGAKVKLVKVSPGASGISSGAWDIADDLNRSSYDAWQDLKPISHNIFNLIKKNEFHPYAILAAGHESNSFYQYVHQAVANASDQLPLRMMGVENQNKIFLTPMGTLKSTAWVQASQGGISISELKEAKLLVAGVRGYAPFQARFIRDALEIFLEKQADPPISFTGYLEMEMPGFEGRTNLSPAELAHYLDKEENFVKFGKAIVSYLEGKVYSHLLLPPILGVQNSRLIVEALNQITGLQCAESLALPVSIPGLRLENAINRYMNSHNIDIIEGKVVGFEHLSRRIKYLDVQLDDSVIKIPVKAVILATGKFIGNGIQHQQKFLEPIFHLPLFYKDQPVQALSSMRLAHAHVQERQPFNSVGVRINAQTQPLSEDGDVAFENLFSAGAVIGGADFAFERCGAGVAIVTGQVAGKNAKNFL
- a CDS encoding glycerol-3-phosphate dehydrogenase/oxidase, coding for MEFDLIVIGGGVNGCGIARDAAMRGVKTLLIERDDFACAASGNNSQMIHGGARYLTSDLKTTQLSSIDSGYIQKIAPHLIFRIPFIFPILKPDHKRSKWRLALLDAYFRAYDRFGRWKNAKPHLRLSREEALKLEPDLSPDITGAVTFDEFGIDSPRLSLLNALSAHEHGATLKNHTQVLGLILESGAVVGVKVKDLLKGTCEEYRSKIIFNATGPWASKLARLAGVEIKVRPTKGVHITFEGRFLNTAIMTQAIDGRTIFIMPHQNTTILGTTDDDYFGDPGDIPILEDEVEYLLEGVERVFPRIRQARMLRAWAGVRPTLYRRGLYEDDLSREHWIIDHETQDAVAGLVSVIGGKLASYRILAEEATDLICQKLSLQAVCHTHEEPLPGGDAALNIEALAKLHDLDALTVERLTFRHGTLAKKVLSLLGVQPSNANRICQCEPVMAAEIRYAVRSEFCRSLEDLRRRTRFSIGVCGGNDCVFLAAVILGEELGWEPLRVFKEVNLFLQNKWKETVPVLQGEQLAQSELASFMYYGMGCIDQI
- the aspS gene encoding aspartate--tRNA ligase, with the protein product MGRFIHEYKRTHSCGELTSQDEGKTVVLFGWVDTRRDHGQVMFVDFRDRYGMTQIVFNPEVDSKVHELAKHLRSEYVMGVKGRVAKRPEGMANPKLATGEIEVLIEEFEVFNPAKNPPFEVLNELNVAEDLRLKYRYLDLRRPVMNHNLVLRHKVAMAARNYLARHNFLEIETPFLTKSTPEGARDYLVPSRVHPGKFFALPQSPQLFKQLLMVSGMDRYFQIARCFRDEDLRADRQPEFTQIDIEMSFVNQEDILAMMEGLVATMWQEALGVQLQIPFPRISYDEAIDKYGLDAPDVRYDLTLQNITSIFNQTQFKVFADVIAKQGIIKALNLKGKADLSRSEIDELTKLVAIYGAKGLAYIKVLPQEWQSPIVKFFSETEKKQLQEKLKLEVGDLVFFVADRPKVVNDSLGQLRKKLAEKLGLIDPKVLSFVWVVDFPMFEYDEKIKRHVALHHPFTAPKKEFLETFAEAPLKAKANAYDLVLNGNEIGGGSIRIHQSEVQAKVFEILGISKEEAQSKFGFLLEAFQYGAPPHGGIAFGLDRLIMLMSGAESIRDVIAFPKTQKAACLLSDAPSAVDPEQLVELHLKINQKV